The following nucleotide sequence is from Silurus meridionalis isolate SWU-2019-XX chromosome 5, ASM1480568v1, whole genome shotgun sequence.
AACATGTACAAGTTAAATGGAGCCAGGTCCTTGCTGATCTTCTGCCACATGGTATAATCAGGTGATGTCCATCTGGCTGCTAATACATCATAGTCCCTCTGTGTGAAGTGCACGAGCTTGGTCAGCGAATCGTAGAGGCCACCGTGGAATCCGATTACCAGCTGGAACTCAGGATTGGAGTCGTGGTACACCTCACCGTAGGCCGTGTACTGCACCTGCTTGATCATCTGTCCGTTGCTGCTAAAAACGGCCAGTGGTGTTCCTGTGTTGTCTGAGGCAATATAGTACTCCTCACCGCTGCTCACCTCCATGGCGAACAGATGGCCTTGCAGGTCATAGTAGAGTGAAGTGATTTCTGAGCTTGAGTGGTTGAAAACATGCGTGACTCGCACCGGGTTGTTCAGGTCAGCGTAGAAAAACTGCAGGTGCTGCCCCAGGCTGTTCTTGGTAGAGACTCGTCGTCCAACTCCATCGTAGCGGTACTGCACACTCCATCCTCCTCCTACACGGCTATACGCTCTCACCAACTGTCCTTTGGAGTTATAGTCAAAGACGTCAGAACCCCTCTGGCTAAGAAAGCCATCTTCATCCAGCTTGTACTGCACGTCGCCAAGGCGCGTGATTCGGTCCCGCAGGTCATAGCGTAGTGGCATGAGACGGGCACTGTTGCCAGGGTTCAGTAGGTGCAGATTACCATTGAGGTCATAGCTGTAGCGCCAGGTGGACCAGTCATTGACCTTGACCCCACTGAGCTGCCCATCACCGTCATACTCATAGCGGTACTGCGTGGTGTTGGCATACGGCCCAATCTTCAGCTCCCTTTTGATCACACGACCCATGTTGTCATACTGCACTGTCATCCAGTACATGAGCGAGCGAAAGATTTCATACTGCACCTCTTTTATGCGACCATGTGCATCGAAGTGCTTGCTGAGCGTCATTACGGCTGTGGTGATGATCTGATTGATGTCATAATAAATGACACCAAACTTGCCGAAATGTTCCACTTTGCCAGAAATCTCGTCATAGCGGTATAGGTCCACAGGTAGTGGCGTCTCACTAATGACCGGCTTCATGCTCGCTATTCGGAAACTGTTGTCGTGATAGGTGTAGTCGAAGCGGGCATTCACCATGCCTTCCTCAGAGAAGCGGTAGATCTGTTTGTCCACTAGGGGACCCATCTTACGATATCTTATAGTGCACGAGAAGCCTCCACTCTGCAGATTGACCATCTTGAGCACACCAGATGTTTCATCATAGCCAAAAGTGACAGCAGTGCTGTCATACAAAATCTCGGAGAGCTTGGCCAGTTTGCCATATTTGTAAAGGACACGGCGTCCTGTACCCAGGAAGTATGTGGCCTGAGGGCGACCATCTTCACTGAAATCATAGATAATGGAGGCATTGCTTTCAGGGGGGTTATAAGTGTTCCGGATATAGCCGATGGACACATGGGTAAACATTGTGTGTCGAGCCACACTAGGCATGGTGACCGCAGTGATACGATCAGATGGATCAAACTCAAAGATGTACTGCCTCTGACTCTGCAGGAGCAGCACCACAGactgtataaagaaaaaaatgagacaTTTATCTTTATTGCAATCAAAGATTTATACACcaatataaaaaattgtaatagtTTACCAGCCATTTAGAATACTACACTAGTCTAGTGTACAATACTACACATAGCACTGTAGCTAGAGTTGATTTGGAATTGAAATGATTTGGCACTGAATGATTTGGTGAGAACTCACCCTGTCTAGGTAGCTGTAGCTCCACACCTTGCCGTCAACAAACGCACGGGAGAGGATGCGTCCTTGTTGGTCAAATTCTGTCCTCTCACTCATACTGCCCCGATGCAGGCCCACCAGCCGTCCAGTGGAAGAGTAGGACACGTTTACTACAGCCAGGCTGCTGCTAGGCTGCCAAATAGCAGGTCGGCCCTGAGCATCATAAGTAATCCTTAGTGTGAACTTCCTGTGGTCATCATAAATCTTCTCTGTCCGTGTGTTCCTGTCAAAATCGATGGAGAGCAGGTTGCGTCCGTGGGCCTGAAAAAAAGATGTCAGTAAAAGGGTAATTTCCTTGAAGAGACTCTGACCCCATTAACTGCGAATGTTTGATGAAAACTAAGCAGCTTTACTCACCCTTAATTTCCTGCCAAACACCGTGACCTTGCCCTTGGTAAGCTCCTTACGCAGTCGCCACTCTATAGAGTTGAGTCCATTGTCGGTGGGCAGAGTGATGTTTCTACGGCCAATGGTAGGGCTCACTGACCCCGCCAGAATGTGAGGTTCCGTGTGGTAACTGATACCCATCCCATTAGCGTAGATCACTCTCAGCGTGCCATTGTTACACAGCTGGTAGCTGTTCCTTACTTGATCTGGAAAGACAAACAGAGGGAAaagacaatatattttttataatttgtgcTAAATATTTCATCTCTGGACTTCCACACAAGCCTTTTTTTAATTGGTGGTAAATATTATATCCTAGATTCTAGCACgagccttttttttcctttcctttttttttaaaatttaatttcagggaaaaaaaaaacaaataaatagcttCAGATTTAAATTATATTGCCTTTGACTATAAATAACTTCTGGTTACTTTTGTGCAAGCATGCTGTATAACACCCAACCACCACATAATTATcacagtataataaaataaatgtgggGTTGGCTATTAGAAATGCTCGTCTTTTCGTTCATTAGACCAACAGActgaatgttttataaatatgcCGTTTTTCGCTTATCTGTATTACTAAGTTATACAGTTAATTAAGAGGCGGAAGTAGGATTTTAATTAGAAATCTGTGTGCACAGATGTTGAACAGGAAACATCTGGAGATTTTAATGATTTTCAACTTCAGGTAGCTGAAAGTTCTCCTCTTTCACTGCCCTCCTGGGCTGACTCCTTAATTAAACTTGGACATTTTCCCTCTCTATGCCCCTAGAATGCAAGGTAAAGCTATTAGTTTAGGCTCTATCTCATCTGGTGTATGGGTCAGGGAAAGGGGCCAACCGCTCTTGGTGTATATTTCTCACCTgttccagtctctctctctctctctctctctctctctctcaacgaATGACATGGATTTACTGTTTCTCCCAAAACATATTCCGGTTTGACATGGCAGAGGCAATGACATGGCAAAGttcataataaaacatttgaacGCACACACCTTGCACTACAGTGTAGGATGCCTCAACTGATGAAAGGTTTGTAATGACAGTGATGTCATCATCTCTGTTTGAGCTCTCGATGTCGATGTTAATGGACTTCTCAATCTCTCTGTGCAGACTTGTTACCATTCCAGTTGGATAGGTCATATTCGTAAGCCTCCCCTCGCTGTCATACCTGCAGGCGCAAGAagtttacaaaaatatacttaatagaaaacaattctgaaataaccCGTGGAACCACAATCAAGTTCTGTGATTTCTATGACTTTCAAACTGCCGCAGCAGACAGTTTCTCATATAAATGCATCATTGCATCATTTGGGTCTGACTGATTTTTAGCATCAGAGGCACAGCAGACACTGTGGGTGTATGACTATTCTGTCACATAAAAGCAGGCATGCTCTCATGTGAACTTGTATGGTAATATCCGAGATCAAAATATTAGAAAGCTTATCGTATGGTGAGGGTCTCAATTGGCAGGCTTGTCCCTAGCCTgtgctctcactttctttctctcaatctCTGTCTGGAATTCCATGGAGACAGTGTTTAGAGCCTATCACAGATCTGTTCCAGACTAACTGATGTCTGTTTTAGTGGAGTGCTGTAGAGGGAACACGTTCTCCCTGTTcagctgcttgtttttttttctctttcttcctttctttctttcaatttttttttttttatttcttttgaaagCAGGTGCAATTACATAGGCAGACAGCAGATGGAAGCAATGTTTCACATAATTCCCATTATGTAGGGATGATCctgaatacaaatatttacacatcCTGATTTCACACAGTCATAGGGGAATAGACACGTCATATAAACCTCCACAACCCATTTTTATTCAGAGGAAATTGAATCTGAACCTTATTAAAATGTGAagttcttttgtgtgtgtgtttttaaacagaatACAATAGACGACGCTCACCCAcacgcacgcatacacacacacacacacacacacacgcgcacacacacacacatactcactcacttactcataaAATGTGGTCCAGCCTGTCTCGTCAGCCTTACTGGCGAGCAGACCTGTGCTGCCACTGTAGCTGAGCTGTACAATCTCCTGGTCAGAGGTGGAGATGGAGCGCAGACTGCCTCCTATATCCAACCCCAGAGTTAACACCTTGTTGTCAGGGAGTAGGTGGAGTCTAACTGTGCTAGCGCCACCCaggcttccaccctccctgcgCACTAGCACGGTGTTGTTACAGTTATCCACAACGGCAGCAAGTTCTCCCTCAGGCGTGTAGCTAAAGTTGTAGAGACTCATGCCACTGACCAGACTGATGGTATGCAAGTGGAGACCCTCCTCACTGAACACATAGAGCTCCTGTTCTCGTGGTGATGCCACCTCATATTGGCCAGCTGCGTTTGGGCCTGGGCGGTTGGCGTGCACAGCTCGAATGCGAATGTTGTTGAGGTCAGCGATGTAGAGTGTGCCATCAGGAGCCACTGCTAGTGAGGTGGGGGCATTGAGGCTGGCATCAGTGGCATATCCTTCATCGCCCGCATAGCAGTTGCAGTTTACATCGTTCTTGCAGTCACACTCAGACGTTGCCCCAGCCAGCAATGAGATCTCCCCGTTGGCACTGACCTGGCGTACCCGATTGATTTTTTTATCATCGCTTTCAGCAATGTACAGTACACCAGAATGGGAGACAGCAATGGCAGTGGCACTCTCCAGTGCTGAGTGGATAGCCAGCCTGCTGAGGGAGTAGTCGATGCCTGGAACCTGACAGTGCATGGGCCGACCAGCCACAATGCTGACCTGATGGTTTTCAGTGATGCGTAGGATAACATTGTTCTCTAAAACATACAAGGAATTGTCCATGGGGTTTACTGCTAGGTCAGTGGGCCACTCCAAACGTACCTGAAACAACAGCAGTCATGGTTCATGTGTCAGTATAAACATTTTTCAGGAATAATTGTTAGTAGCCTATTAAATCAGAATTAATAACATATCTTTCAATCCAGTATCTACAGAGCTGCCTGTGTACTTGCATTTTAAGGCCACACAGATTGAGAATCTGAAACCAGTTCACTACTCCAATGCAAaagcaagacaaaaaaaaaggacttcTATTTCGAGGATTTGTGTGATCCTCTGAGCATGCAAGGATTAGTGTTCTTGGCGCACCTGGCTGACGTCCATGCTGGCGTCACAGCTGAGTGGTCGTACAGCGGTGAGATCATTAGCccccagaagtgtggagatgaTCCCATTCTGGTCCACCTTTCTGATCATGGTCGCATCCACAAAAAACATCATTCCATTTTTGTCAACTGCAATACCTAAGACATTAAGAGAAATTGTCAGTCATGGGTTCTTTTTTCCAAATGTGCCATCAGTTGTTTTAAATATCAGACCCTCCTATCCAATTTCTGCTTCAGCAATGATGTCCATCCATCAAACGCCACCTTCTCTGAAGCACATCGGTTCACATATGGGGGCGGAGGATGAAATAGACCAAAATAGCTTTTTGGAGACATTGAGACAATGAGAAACAAGTAGAGGGAACTGTGTAGGTGTCTGATGGTGGAGGTCAAAGGTGCTTTGCACCACCGTTGTGACTGAACTGAGAAGCAGAAAGACATGAAGACAAACCCGAAAAGAGCAAATGCAGAGCACAGTAGATGCAAGAGTGCACTTCTCACAGTCATCTGGGAGTTAGGAATCAGGCCTGTGTAGTCTGCTACCCTTTCTATTCATGATTCCATGTCATAGATGAAAAATGTGACAGTGTGACATCTCTGACAGTTTGGTgtcaagtttcttttttttttttatacaatccATCACAGGATTTCACAATAAGGTACATATTTAGAACCGGCAACATAAGTTCAACAAACTTGTCAATATTTAAACAGGGAATATCCTTTCCATTCAGTTGCCCAATAAACAGTTTAGATCTTTACGTCTGCCAGATCTTTCTTGTTAATTGCCTTTTAAAACAGGAGATTTTAGTTGTCTAGCATATTGGCTTTTAGGACGAGCTTTACAAAATGTGCTCAAAGCAGACAGCATTATTTCCTGTGCTGTCAACTGTAATGTAACATGCCCAGCAAGAGCTAATATATTGTAAAAAGACAATAACAAGTACATTTTACACtctgtttatattataacacaggcaatttaaaaaaagtttttttttaaatgttgacaATACGAGTTCCACCTGCATTAATTAACTGCAAGAcaactaaaaataattaatacagcAAATCAGCATTTCTGCATGACTGACAGCAgtataaaacataaaagttCCTGTTTCTATGCTTGATAGGTACACAGGTAGGTACACTTCTTGAGCATTTCTGCCAGGTGCCACTCCGACAGTACCATTGTGCTGGCTGTGGGGTCCTAAGACAAGAGCCAATGACCATGCAGTCGGCACAACTACAATGTCAGAGTAGTGCCAGGCAGAAATGCCCAGCAAGAGTCTTTACCTGTGAAAATGCTAAAGCTTGTGAAACTGAGgaaaatggtgtgtatttattttacattttagctATTATgttgaataattattataaaaaataatgtccCAATGTTTTGGTAAATTTGCAGattgttaaatgtatttaaataattaagctGTAGTTAGGTATGAAGTCTGAATACTGAtgtgagatagatagatagatagatagatagatagatagatagatagatagatagatagacagacagacagacagacagacagacagacagacagacagacagacagacagacagacagacagatagatagatagatagatttacagCTTCCAGTAGTATCCACAAACAGGCAATAAGGcatgcaagaaataaaaaaacactaaaaacttTAAAGTGAATTAAAGAAAAGGGTCTGTGCAAAAACTGAGTGTTTGTTGAGTCTGTGCAAGTTAAGTGCCTGTacaaaaacagtgttttatCGAGTCCTCTGCAACTCAGAAGTGTATTGAAGAGTTGCCaccacatgcacatgcacatagcTCAAATCTGTTATATGGTGCATACTGCATTTATATGAAATGTGAGTCTTACCCataatttcatatttcatattccACATTCAGTATTTTTTACTTCATGCCATGAAGGACCgtatttatttgaaaattgtCCAAACTGTACGATCGTGACAAAAATATACACCAAGGTATGTTGAGGGTTAAAATTTTCACTGTCATTTTAACAGTATTCTTTAAATGCCAAAGGAACGAGAACCAATAGTACTAAATCATCACCTCTGCCTGATACGCACACGAATTTAcctagtttttcttttttctttttaccttttGGGCTCATAAGAGTAGCCTCCACAGcttttcctccatctccacACCTCTCATCAAAAGGCAGACACTGCTCTCCTGTTCCTGCTACCACCTCAGAATTGTCAGCCAGAAGCCGACCCCCAGTGAGTGAACGCACTCTGTATATCCTTCGGGAGTTTGTATCTGAGATGAACAGAGCTCCTGTGACTGGGTCTACAGCCAGGAAGTACTTGTGTGTTGGGTTGTTGCTGCAGGAAATTATCATGACGGAGTCAGCTACAGCTTTAATTatgtatatcatatatataaaatttacatgtaatttataatatttataatatataattcataACACCAAAGTTACCTAAAAAAGTCTTACCTGTGTCGAAAATCCTTATTTCTTTGGTggcagaaaaatgtatttataagaaaataagacagaaaaaattattttgatgtgCAACTATAGTAAATTTTACAAAGTATATGCAAGAAATATATGTAATTCTCTTGTGGTACCTGAGTTCTAGCACACGAGTAGTATTGAGAGATGGATACACCCTGCGTACAAAATTCAGGTCACCCACGTACAGGCTGCCATCGATACCCGCTGCCAGTGCGACTGGTGCCAACAGTTTATTCCCATCTGCCAATCCGTTACAGCTCGGACACGAGATACTGCGCCGACGCCCATTGCCCATAACGCTAGTGATGACTGGGGGCTGCTGGCAAACAAAGACGTTCTCTCCACAGCCTTTATGAAGGATCCCTAGAATTGAACAGAAAGCAGAATATCTACGAATTCAATAAAAGCTGTTTACAAGTTGCATTTTATAAGCTTTGTGTTTTCATTGCGGCTGCCACATTCTTAGACTTAGGTTATTGACTAATTCAATACACCGCAGCTCTTTCTCAGGTTTGGTCAGTCAATGCCACTTAATAGTAgcaaaacatcaacaacaaaatTCAAAATAAGTGCAATTATTTATTAGGAACGTGTATTGACCTAAGTACTACGAGAGCAACAGGTTTAGAAGGAAGTGCATACCGCTGCGTAGGTTAAGGATGTTATGTTTGTCCAAAGACCATCCTCCAAGGTTAGAGGGCTCAAGTTCATACCCCTGCAGTACAGCTGTCCTCTTCTCCCATAACACCAGACTAGGACATGTCTCATATTCATAACCAACGGAGACTGCAAAGacaatatataaagagagagagagagagagaaagaggacagGGCATGTCACTCAAAAGACATTAAAACcacatttaattgattaaatgtCAGGCTTCACATTAAAGCTGAATCATTAAAAAAGAAGCCAGCTGAAAGAGAAGGGGTATAAATAAATCCTACAGTTTAAAATCTGAAGGACAACGTAACTACAAAAAGGCCATGTGAGAATAAATCTGTCTGGACAAGGGAGCAGCAACAagcaaaatgcaaaagaatgcaaaaaaattgtaaacaaaaaacaccccATATCTGTGACAAATAGTAGCTGAGCCACCTAATTTTATTCCAGTAATACCTGTATCTCAGTCAGACTGTTAGAATGAAGGCTCTGCATATAACCCATGTCTCCTCACATCCTTATAACCctaatacaaacaaacacaaggaTGTGTCTATCTCTAGCTACTCCAGCTCCTCCTTTGCTTTCATCTCCTTCCTGCTTTTAGAATATTATCACTGTTAGTGCCTAAATAATGCCTCCCTTCCTGATGACACTCCCAGTCTACTTCACTCTGGCTCATGACAGACTAACTGCTTTCACTTGTAATCACATGGTATCTGATTGCTCATACTGTATCTACTGTTCTTGTACTTAACTGATTTGTAAAAGGTTTGGCATTCCCAATATTTTGGTTAAATACTGGCACATCACAATATATTCTTGCTCTGTTGTGAGAGTCTGCAACTGTTTCCTGGCATGGTTTTGTGAGGAAGCATAAGGAGTCAAAAATGTAGTTCTTATCTAATTTGACATTCGTTTAATTTCCgtcaaaatgtatgtaaatgatAGATTTCTAATTTAATCTGACAAACATAAATGTACAGCAACAATTATTATATGCCTGATTCAATTCATAAGTGGAACCGTCAGGATTAAAGTAACAAAACCTCAGTATCGATCCACCCATTACCAATGAAGAAGCCACATGCACATGTTGTAATAATGAGATGCTGGATACAACTGCAGAATTTTACATACATTACTATAAATCCATTAGAGCAAGACAAATTTCTGCAATTGAATTTGCCAAGATTTGCTTTGTAGCTACAATGAGATGAGGAGAAAGGCAGAGTAAACAGAAGTGAGCAGATAAAGGGGGTGGAGTCGCTATCACACTGTTTGCACACAGCAAATCAGTGACAGGGTGCGATGCTTAACAATTTCCTCCCAGCGCTGACAGCAGCAAGGATACCTGTATCCATTTCCCAAAGTCAGAGCTGACTGGGGCTAAGGGCAGAATGCTCTCTTGAATCACACTGCATCATTGATTAATATGGctttgtgtgtttaataaaactcTATGTGAGCACGTATTACACacatattcaaatttatttggTTTACTCACCCACTGCCTCAGAAAGGCCATATACTCGCTGTCCATAAGCATCTGTCTTATCCCATATGAAGGTGTAGGCCAAGTTAGGGGAAGCGTGGAACCACTTTTGGAAGAGGTGACCTTCCACAGCCACCATCAGGTGTACCTTGATCAGGCTGAGGGGCACCACTGCCTGGGTCATCGTAATCTTCAGCAGTGTGCGGTAGCCCGCAGCCCGTGAGCTCAGGTGACACAATTTCAGATTGCTGCCCGGTATTTCAATCAGTTCATGAAGGACCTGAAGAACATTAAGTAAAAGGTCTAAGTTGGAAGGTAACAGAAATTGGTGGGAGAATTTGTCTCCTCCAGGATAATGAAAAAATAGATTATAGTTTAAACTCCAATTTTAATCCGTTTCAGAAGTAGCTCATTTATGCACAAAATACCGtggttaaaatgtaatttatgtacTCTGCAGTCTCTGCAATGTCAGAGGCTGCTACTTGAGAGAACCCTGGTTAACTGACATCTGAATAAGTAACGGGCTTTGACAAAGATGAGCTctggcacaaaaaaaaccccaaaaaacagcttttctttaataaccttggcaaaaaaaaaaatattcatatgaACCAGAACATATTGTTGGACCCTGCACTGACCTGAGTCTCAGGGATAATGGACCTCTCTCCTGGTCTAGAGCTAAAGAACGAAGACAGGGGTGATGCCACCACAACTGGATCAGGCCTCACAAAACCGCTCAGGTCGCAGCCAGGGATTGTGTTCTCCTCCGTTTTCATCATGAGCGTATCCATTGCATAGAAGCTGTTCCATGGCAGCCAGACTGTGCGCTCTTGGCTCAGGAACGGCGCACGCTCGAAATGCAGTGTGATAGAAGCGCCTCCGTTAGCGATG
It contains:
- the tenm2a gene encoding teneurin-2 isoform X3 is translated as MDLKERRHRSLTRNRCAKELQFTTSTLDVPTQKSYSSSETLKAFEHEARLPYGGCVTDLVHHEADEYTRQGMGNFTLAELGICEPTSHQNTYCPNLGLLHGYALSAGSDADSDPEGPISPERAMQLWSTRNVKSRHSSGQSSHENSALTLTDSENENKSDDESGRPLPPSTASSSLLPPAPSPPSAPLHQGTPTIRECQVPLLESSSAHTMLDHHPEDQISPNSYLLRAQSTAGAPNHHSQSTLRPPLPPPHNAQALSHHQTSANSLNRNTLSSRRNPIHAPPNAPGDAPTTPESVQLQDSWVLNSNVPLETRHFLFKTSSGTTPLFSSSSPGYPLTSGTVYSPPPRLLPRNTFSRSAFKLKKPSKYCSWKCAAVTAISAATLLAILLSYFIGEHRHTLNLLGLTWQLKPVEAPVLSHGLGTAGMPGTNDETTGPSGGRGSSGLRNSSIDTGNLDVGRRVTQEVPPGVFWRSLLHLSQPQFLKFNISLGKDALFGVYIRKGLPPSHAQYDYMECLDGKEKWSVVESPRERRSIQTVVLNEAVFVQYLDPGTWHLAFYNDGKEKEAVSFSTAILDSVQECPRNCHGNGECVSGVCHCFPGFHGMDCSKAACPVLCSGNGQYDKGSCTCYSGWKGSECDIPINQCIDPQCSGHGTCKEGTCVCSLGYKGENCAEVNCLDPSCSNNGICVSGECHCKPGWGGTHCELPRAQCPDQCHGHGAFIPDTGLCSCDPNWMGPDCSIEVCSVDCGTHGVCMGGSCRCEEGWTGEACDQRVCSPLCVKHGTCKDGKCECHQGWNGEHCTIDGCPNLCNGNGQCTMGQNSWHCECKTGWRGTGCNVAMETSCADNKDNEGDGLTDCMDPDCCIQSPCQNSPLCRGSRDPLQVIQQNQLPVQKVRSFYERVNMLVGRDSTHIIQGENPFNASLASLIRGQVLTTDGTPLVGVNVSFVKHPHYGYTLTRQDGTFDLIANGGASITLHFERAPFLSQERTVWLPWNSFYAMDTLMMKTEENTIPGCDLSGFVRPDPVVVASPLSSFFSSRPGERSIIPETQVLHELIEIPGSNLKLCHLSSRAAGYRTLLKITMTQAVVPLSLIKVHLMVAVEGHLFQKWFHASPNLAYTFIWDKTDAYGQRVYGLSEAVVSVGYEYETCPSLVLWEKRTAVLQGYELEPSNLGGWSLDKHNILNLRSGILHKGCGENVFVCQQPPVITSVMGNGRRRSISCPSCNGLADGNKLLAPVALAAGIDGSLYVGDLNFVRRVYPSLNTTRVLELRNKDFRHSNNPTHKYFLAVDPVTGALFISDTNSRRIYRVRSLTGGRLLADNSEVVAGTGEQCLPFDERCGDGGKAVEATLMSPKGIAVDKNGMMFFVDATMIRKVDQNGIISTLLGANDLTAVRPLSCDASMDVSQVRLEWPTDLAVNPMDNSLYVLENNVILRITENHQVSIVAGRPMHCQVPGIDYSLSRLAIHSALESATAIAVSHSGVLYIAESDDKKINRVRQVSANGEISLLAGATSECDCKNDVNCNCYAGDEGYATDASLNAPTSLAVAPDGTLYIADLNNIRIRAVHANRPGPNAAGQYEVASPREQELYVFSEEGLHLHTISLVSGMSLYNFSYTPEGELAAVVDNCNNTVLVRREGGSLGGASTVRLHLLPDNKVLTLGLDIGGSLRSISTSDQEIVQLSYSGSTGLLASKADETGWTTFYEYDSEGRLTNMTYPTGMVTSLHREIEKSINIDIESSNRDDDITVITNLSSVEASYTVVQDQVRNSYQLCNNGTLRVIYANGMGISYHTEPHILAGSVSPTIGRRNITLPTDNGLNSIEWRLRKELTKGKVTVFGRKLRAHGRNLLSIDFDRNTRTEKIYDDHRKFTLRITYDAQGRPAIWQPSSSLAVVNVSYSSTGRLVGLHRGSMSERTEFDQQGRILSRAFVDGKVWSYSYLDRSVVLLLQSQRQYIFEFDPSDRITAVTMPSVARHTMFTHVSIGYIRNTYNPPESNASIIYDFSEDGRPQATYFLGTGRRVLYKYGKLAKLSEILYDSTAVTFGYDETSGVLKMVNLQSGGFSCTIRYRKMGPLVDKQIYRFSEEGMVNARFDYTYHDNSFRIASMKPVISETPLPVDLYRYDEISGKVEHFGKFGVIYYDINQIITTAVMTLSKHFDAHGRIKEVQYEIFRSLMYWMTVQYDNMGRVIKRELKIGPYANTTQYRYEYDGDGQLSGVKVNDWSTWRYSYDLNGNLHLLNPGNSARLMPLRYDLRDRITRLGDVQYKLDEDGFLSQRGSDVFDYNSKGQLVRAYSRVGGGWSVQYRYDGVGRRVSTKNSLGQHLQFFYADLNNPVRVTHVFNHSSSEITSLYYDLQGHLFAMEVSSGEEYYIASDNTGTPLAVFSSNGQMIKQVQYTAYGEVYHDSNPEFQLVIGFHGGLYDSLTKLVHFTQRDYDVLAARWTSPDYTMWQKISKDLAPFNLYMFKNNNPLSDMLDVKNYVTDVKSWLVMFGFQLSNIIAGFPKHTLYFVDPPYELQASQECENGQLMSGVQQEAERHNQAFMALEGQLLNKDRQNKRDKPGHWFGTVPSIIGQGMMLAVKEGRVVTGVSSTASDNSRKVALVLNNAVYLEGTHYVQDGHDCHFFVKIGSADADLLALGLSNGRRVLEGAGINITVSGRSRRGVTVELRSTALSLSVRYGLAQDTLDEERARLLELARQRALAGAWLREQQRTRDGKEGSRLWTEGERQQLLSTGRVQGYDGYYVLPVEQYPELADSSTNIQFLRQNEMGKR